From a single Bacillus sp. 2205SS5-2 genomic region:
- the pyc gene encoding pyruvate carboxylase, which translates to MSTFKKVLVANRGEIAIRVFRACTELNLRTVAIYSKEDSGSFHRYKADEAYLIGEGKKPIDAYLDIEGIIRIAKKAEVDAIHPGYGFLSENILFARRCEEEGITFIGPTSQHLDMFGDKVKARKQAELAEIPIIPGTGGPIKGLEDVVSFGKEHGYPIIIKANLGGGGRGMRIVESLEQVRESYDRAKSEAKAAFGSDEVYVEKFIQNPKHIEVQIIGDMEQNLIHLYERDCSVQRRHQKVVEVAPSVSLPVELRERICEAAVKLMKNVDYLNAGTVEFLVSNNEFYFIEVNPRVQVEHTITEMITGVDIVQTQILVAQGYSLHGKEVGIPHQKDISTHGFAIQSRVTTEDPLNNFMPDSGKIMVYRSGGGFGVRLDAGNGFQGAVITPFYDSLLVKVSTWALTFEQASSKMVRNLQEFRIRGIKTNIPFLENVVKHENFRTGNYDTSFIDDTPELFIFAKRKDRGTKMLNYIANVTVNGFPGIEKQKKPVFTKPRIPTIPAGKTITKGTKQILDEQGPDGLMNWVRNQESVLLTDTTFRDAHQSLLATRVRTSDLTHIANETSHLLPNLFSMEMWGGATFDVAYRFLKEDPWMRLLTLREQVPNVLFQMLLRASNAVGYKNYPDNVIREFVEKSSLAGIDVFRVFDSLNWVKGMEVAIDAVRQSGKVAEAAICYTGDILDPTRSKYDIQYYKHLAKELENQGAHMLAIKDMAGLLKPEAAYRLVTELKETVTLPIHLHTHDTSGNGIYMYSKAIEAGVDVVDTALSTMAGLTSQPSTNTLYYGLKGSNRAPQVDIQSLESLSYYWEDVRKYYKDFESGMMSPHTEVYEHEMPGGQYSNLQQQAKAVGLGDRWEEVKGMYARVNHLFGDIVKVTPSSKVVGDMALFMVQNDLSENDVLEKGEKINFPDSVVELFEGYLGQPYEGFPEELQKVILKGKEPITVRPGELLEDVDFSAIKEKLFHDLQRQVTSFDALAYSLYPKVFMDYCQTVDQFGDVSVLDTPTFLYGMKLGEEIEIEIETGKTLIVKLVSIGQPLADGTRVVYFELNGQSREIIIKDESVKTTAVSKLKANPKNENHIGATMPGTVIKVIVEKGDEVDKGEHLVITEAMKMETTVQAPFRGKVRDVFVKSGDAISPGDLLIEIEKA; encoded by the coding sequence ATGAGTACATTCAAAAAAGTATTAGTTGCTAACAGAGGTGAAATCGCTATTCGTGTCTTTCGGGCGTGTACCGAATTGAATTTACGAACGGTCGCCATTTATTCAAAAGAAGATTCAGGTTCTTTTCATCGATATAAAGCCGATGAAGCGTATCTAATCGGAGAAGGGAAAAAACCAATTGATGCATATTTAGACATCGAGGGTATTATCAGAATCGCCAAAAAGGCAGAAGTTGATGCGATTCATCCTGGTTACGGATTTCTATCTGAGAACATCCTATTTGCAAGAAGATGTGAAGAAGAGGGAATCACTTTTATTGGCCCTACGAGTCAGCATTTGGATATGTTCGGAGATAAGGTGAAAGCCCGTAAACAAGCGGAGTTGGCAGAAATTCCTATTATTCCAGGAACAGGAGGACCGATTAAAGGTTTAGAGGATGTCGTTTCATTTGGAAAAGAACACGGATATCCAATTATCATTAAAGCAAATCTTGGCGGTGGTGGCCGAGGGATGAGAATTGTTGAGAGTCTGGAGCAAGTACGTGAATCATATGATCGAGCCAAATCAGAAGCTAAAGCGGCATTTGGAAGTGATGAAGTTTACGTTGAAAAGTTCATACAAAACCCTAAGCACATCGAAGTTCAAATCATTGGAGATATGGAACAAAACCTTATCCATCTATATGAGCGAGATTGTTCCGTTCAGCGCCGCCATCAAAAGGTCGTGGAGGTTGCTCCTAGTGTAAGTCTTCCTGTCGAATTACGTGAACGAATTTGTGAAGCTGCTGTTAAACTCATGAAGAATGTAGATTATTTAAATGCAGGAACCGTTGAGTTTTTAGTATCAAACAATGAATTTTATTTTATTGAAGTCAATCCACGGGTTCAAGTAGAGCATACGATAACTGAAATGATTACTGGAGTCGATATTGTCCAAACGCAGATTTTAGTTGCACAAGGATACTCTTTACACGGAAAGGAAGTAGGTATCCCCCATCAAAAGGACATATCGACACATGGCTTTGCAATTCAGTCACGTGTGACTACAGAAGATCCACTCAACAATTTCATGCCAGATTCTGGAAAAATTATGGTATATCGATCAGGAGGAGGGTTTGGTGTTCGGCTTGACGCAGGAAATGGATTTCAAGGAGCGGTGATAACACCTTTCTATGATTCCCTTCTTGTAAAAGTGTCGACGTGGGCCCTAACCTTTGAACAAGCATCATCAAAAATGGTACGTAATTTACAAGAGTTTAGAATACGGGGAATAAAAACTAATATTCCATTTTTAGAAAATGTCGTGAAACATGAGAATTTTCGAACGGGAAATTACGATACATCCTTTATAGATGACACACCTGAATTATTTATCTTTGCTAAACGTAAAGACCGCGGAACGAAGATGCTAAATTATATTGCAAATGTAACAGTTAATGGGTTCCCAGGAATTGAAAAACAAAAAAAACCGGTATTTACTAAACCAAGAATACCTACTATTCCTGCAGGTAAAACAATCACGAAAGGTACGAAGCAAATCCTGGATGAACAAGGTCCTGATGGATTAATGAACTGGGTTAGAAATCAAGAATCCGTGCTATTAACGGATACGACGTTTCGGGATGCTCATCAATCGTTATTGGCTACTCGAGTACGAACTAGTGATTTAACTCATATTGCGAATGAAACTTCTCATTTATTGCCGAATCTCTTCTCAATGGAAATGTGGGGGGGAGCGACCTTTGATGTTGCTTATCGTTTTTTAAAAGAAGACCCATGGATGCGGTTGTTAACCCTTCGCGAACAAGTACCAAATGTTCTTTTTCAGATGCTCCTTCGTGCTTCTAATGCTGTTGGGTATAAAAATTATCCTGATAACGTCATTCGTGAATTTGTGGAAAAATCCTCTCTTGCAGGAATTGATGTATTCCGAGTGTTTGATAGTCTAAACTGGGTTAAAGGGATGGAAGTAGCGATCGATGCAGTTCGTCAATCAGGAAAGGTTGCAGAAGCAGCGATTTGTTACACAGGAGATATACTCGATCCTACCCGGTCAAAATACGATATTCAATATTATAAGCATTTAGCAAAAGAGTTAGAAAATCAAGGCGCACATATGTTAGCTATTAAAGATATGGCGGGATTATTAAAGCCAGAGGCAGCATATCGATTGGTAACTGAATTGAAAGAAACCGTCACATTACCTATTCACTTACACACGCATGATACGAGCGGAAATGGAATTTATATGTACTCAAAAGCGATTGAAGCAGGCGTAGATGTCGTAGATACAGCGCTTAGTACGATGGCAGGATTGACTTCTCAACCTAGTACAAACACTCTTTATTATGGACTGAAAGGTTCTAATAGGGCACCTCAGGTAGATATTCAGTCACTCGAAAGTCTTTCTTACTATTGGGAGGATGTTCGGAAATATTATAAAGATTTTGAAAGTGGTATGATGTCTCCTCATACGGAAGTGTATGAGCATGAAATGCCTGGTGGTCAATATAGTAACCTCCAACAGCAGGCAAAAGCTGTTGGACTGGGTGATCGTTGGGAAGAGGTAAAGGGGATGTATGCTCGTGTCAACCACTTGTTTGGAGATATTGTGAAAGTAACTCCTTCCTCAAAAGTAGTAGGAGACATGGCACTTTTTATGGTTCAAAATGATTTAAGTGAGAATGATGTGCTTGAGAAAGGTGAAAAAATCAATTTCCCGGACTCTGTTGTTGAACTGTTTGAAGGATACTTAGGACAACCATATGAAGGTTTTCCAGAGGAATTACAAAAAGTCATCCTAAAAGGAAAGGAACCAATAACGGTTCGTCCAGGAGAGCTGCTGGAAGATGTTGATTTTTCAGCTATTAAAGAGAAGCTCTTCCATGATCTTCAACGCCAAGTAACAAGTTTTGATGCCTTAGCCTATTCATTGTACCCAAAGGTATTTATGGACTACTGTCAAACAGTTGACCAATTCGGAGATGTGTCGGTCTTGGATACACCAACCTTTTTGTACGGAATGAAGTTAGGTGAAGAAATAGAAATAGAAATTGAAACGGGTAAGACGTTGATTGTCAAGTTAGTTTCAATTGGACAACCACTTGCAGATGGTACTAGAGTGGTTTATTTTGAACTAAATGGGCAGTCCCGAGAGATCATCATAAAAGATGAAAGTGTAAAAACAACAGCTGTTTCAAAATTAAAAGCAAATCCAAAAAATGAAAATCATATTGGAGCCACCATGCCGGGAACAGTCATTAAAGTGATTGTGGAAAAAGGAGATGAGGTAGACAAAGGAGAACATTTAGTTATTACTGAAGCCATGAAAATGGAAACAACAGTTCAAGCTCCTTTCAGAGGGAAGGTTCGTGACGTGTTTGTGAAAAGTGGAGATGCAATTTCACCAGGAGACCTTCTGATTGAAATTGAAAAAGCATAA
- a CDS encoding COX15/CtaA family protein, whose product MNKRIKWLSVITTVGMLFVLLGGALVTKTDSGMGCGKSWPLCHGQIIPEEIPIETIIELAHRVVSGGVGLLVLALSVFSWRSIGYKRETKFLSILSFSFLLLQGLIGAAAVMWGQNDFVLALHFGISLISFAAVLLLTLLIFEVDQKFDAHKLVIDKKMKFHIFALTIYTYLVVYTGALVRHTKSSLVCPDVPLCDNTSPSFPSNMYEWVQMGHRTAASLIFLWILYIMIVAIKQYKNQKVIYWGWIIAFILVSLQAIAGVLVVLTKLLLPIALAHALFISLLFGLLCYFILLASRSKSS is encoded by the coding sequence TTGAATAAACGTATCAAATGGCTTTCTGTCATTACAACTGTTGGTATGCTATTCGTGCTTCTTGGGGGTGCTTTGGTAACCAAAACGGATTCTGGAATGGGGTGTGGAAAATCATGGCCGTTATGTCATGGACAGATTATACCAGAAGAGATCCCAATTGAAACCATCATCGAGTTAGCTCATCGTGTAGTATCCGGCGGCGTAGGACTTCTAGTGTTAGCACTATCTGTCTTTTCTTGGCGTTCGATTGGATATAAAAGAGAAACGAAATTTCTTTCTATTCTCTCATTTTCATTCCTTTTGCTTCAAGGATTAATTGGTGCAGCTGCGGTTATGTGGGGGCAAAATGACTTTGTGCTTGCTCTTCACTTTGGTATTTCACTAATTTCATTTGCTGCGGTACTATTATTAACCCTTCTTATTTTTGAAGTGGATCAAAAATTCGATGCTCACAAATTAGTGATCGATAAAAAAATGAAATTTCATATTTTTGCTCTCACTATATACACGTATTTAGTAGTGTATACAGGCGCTCTAGTTAGACACACTAAGTCTAGTCTCGTTTGTCCCGATGTCCCATTATGTGATAATACCTCGCCTTCATTTCCATCTAATATGTATGAGTGGGTACAGATGGGGCATAGAACAGCAGCAAGTCTGATTTTTCTTTGGATTTTATATATCATGATTGTCGCAATCAAACAATATAAAAACCAAAAAGTAATTTATTGGGGTTGGATCATCGCATTTATTCTAGTGTCACTCCAAGCTATAGCTGGTGTGCTCGTTGTATTAACGAAACTATTACTCCCAATTGCTCTTGCGCACGCATTATTTATTTCATTGTTATTTGGGCTACTGTGTTACTTTATTTTACTGGCATCACGAAGTAAAAGCTCATAA
- the cyoE gene encoding heme o synthase, whose product MSNSRFVTTSIQETDIPHSSAWQDFLALIKIGIVNSNLITTFTGLWLALHFSGAHFLESLDIMFLTLIGSSFIVAGSCSINNYYDRDIDHLMERTKERPTVTGKVSAGKVLTLGFALIIIGSVLLFMTTIMAGIIGLIGVFSYVVLYTMWTKRQYVSNTIVGSVSGAVPPLIGWAAVDGNLDIMAWVLFLIMFIWQPPHFYAIAMKRCEEYRKAKIPMLPVIKGFAVTKRHIVLWVLALLPLPFFLLDLGVVFVTLTTVLNIGWLIIALMGYKMNDDIKWARINFVYSLNYLTIVFVSMVIVTVI is encoded by the coding sequence ATGTCAAACAGCCGTTTTGTGACAACTTCCATACAGGAAACAGATATACCTCATTCAAGTGCTTGGCAGGATTTTTTAGCACTCATCAAAATAGGAATTGTTAACTCCAATTTGATAACCACTTTTACAGGACTATGGTTAGCTCTCCATTTTTCAGGAGCTCACTTCTTAGAGTCACTAGATATCATGTTTCTTACATTGATAGGTTCTTCCTTCATCGTAGCGGGTTCATGTAGTATTAATAACTATTATGACCGAGATATTGATCACTTAATGGAAAGAACAAAGGAAAGACCAACTGTAACTGGGAAAGTTAGTGCTGGGAAGGTTTTGACCCTTGGATTCGCTTTGATTATTATTGGATCAGTTCTTTTGTTTATGACAACAATTATGGCAGGTATCATAGGATTAATTGGTGTTTTCAGCTATGTTGTTTTATATACTATGTGGACAAAAAGACAGTATGTGAGTAATACAATAGTTGGCAGTGTGTCTGGAGCAGTTCCTCCATTAATTGGTTGGGCGGCTGTAGATGGAAATTTAGATATTATGGCTTGGGTGTTGTTTTTAATCATGTTTATTTGGCAACCACCTCATTTTTACGCGATTGCGATGAAGCGTTGTGAGGAGTATAGAAAAGCCAAAATACCAATGCTTCCAGTCATTAAAGGGTTTGCAGTAACGAAGAGACATATCGTGTTATGGGTACTCGCTCTGCTACCGTTACCATTTTTTCTATTAGATCTCGGTGTTGTTTTTGTCACATTAACCACCGTTTTAAATATTGGATGGCTAATAATTGCCTTAATGGGGTACAAAATGAATGATGACATTAAGTGGGCAAGAATCAATTTTGTTTATTCATTAAATTATTTAACAATTGTTTTTGTTTCCATGGTCATCGTAACCGTTATTTAA
- the coxB gene encoding cytochrome c oxidase subunit II encodes MKARLPKWRLMAMLTTLSLLLSGCGEPFLSTLQPAGEVAQTQYDLMVLSTLIMVGVIVVVTIIYAIAIIRFRRKKGDENKIPKQVEGSHTLELVWTIIPIILLLILAVPTVAATFKLADTSGIDAVDEEGNKEALVVNVRANLYWWEFEYPDLGIVTAQDLIVPTDEKVYFNIEASDVKHSFWIPAAGGKIDANVDGVNTFYLEFDDAKANEAGNLFYGKCTELCGPSHAIMDFKVKALDRTEFNEWTTAMQNSEETVPTSKVAQQGQEIFQNNCLGCHATSSTAGAGAVGPNLANFGERTQIAGWLDHDKETLKDWIKNPQTLKPGNKMPGFEKTLNDQELEALSEYLMGLKVLD; translated from the coding sequence ATGAAAGCAAGGCTACCAAAATGGCGTTTAATGGCAATGTTAACGACATTATCGCTACTTTTATCAGGCTGTGGTGAACCATTTCTATCCACATTACAGCCCGCTGGTGAAGTTGCTCAAACACAATATGATTTAATGGTTTTGAGCACACTCATTATGGTTGGCGTTATTGTAGTTGTTACTATCATCTATGCAATTGCAATTATCCGTTTCCGTCGTAAAAAAGGGGACGAAAACAAAATTCCTAAGCAAGTAGAGGGAAGTCACACTTTAGAGTTAGTGTGGACGATTATTCCAATCATTCTACTACTTATTCTTGCAGTTCCAACAGTTGCAGCAACATTTAAACTTGCTGATACTTCAGGCATTGACGCTGTTGATGAAGAAGGTAATAAAGAAGCACTAGTAGTAAATGTGCGTGCTAATCTTTATTGGTGGGAATTTGAATACCCAGATTTAGGAATAGTGACAGCGCAAGATTTAATCGTTCCAACAGATGAAAAAGTCTATTTCAACATTGAAGCATCGGATGTAAAGCACTCCTTCTGGATTCCGGCTGCAGGTGGAAAAATTGATGCAAATGTGGACGGTGTCAACACGTTCTATCTAGAATTTGATGATGCAAAAGCGAATGAAGCTGGAAACCTTTTCTACGGAAAATGTACTGAGCTTTGTGGACCATCACATGCCATCATGGACTTTAAAGTGAAAGCACTGGATCGCACAGAGTTTAATGAGTGGACGACAGCGATGCAAAATTCGGAAGAAACCGTACCAACTTCAAAAGTTGCACAACAAGGACAAGAAATCTTCCAAAATAATTGCTTAGGATGTCATGCTACCTCATCTACTGCGGGTGCTGGAGCTGTTGGACCAAACTTAGCGAACTTTGGAGAACGTACTCAAATTGCAGGTTGGTTAGATCATGATAAAGAAACGCTAAAAGACTGGATTAAAAATCCACAAACACTAAAACCAGGAAACAAGATGCCTGGATTTGAAAAAACATTAAATGATCAAGAATTAGAAGCTCTTTCAGAATATTTAATGGGCTTAAAAGTTTTAGATTAA
- the ctaD gene encoding cytochrome c oxidase subunit I gives MSSYAQKKGFLGTIWEFLTTVDHKKIAILYLIAGGFFFVVGGIEALIIRIQLAVPNSDFISANLYNEILTMHGTTMIFLAAMPLVFAFMNAVTPLQIGARDVAFPFLNALGFWLFFFGGVFLNMSWFLGGAPDAGWTSYASLSLASPGHGIDFYVLGLQISGAGTLIGGINFLVTIINMRAPGMTYMRMPLFSWTTFVTSALILFAFPPLTVGLFLLIFDRMFGSNFFVVNAGGNTIIWEHFFWIFGHPEVYILVLPAFGIFSEIIPVFSKKRLFGYSSMVFATVLIGFLGFMVWAHHMFTVGLGPIANAIFAVATMAIAVPTGIKIFNWLLTMWGGSISFTTPMLYAVAFIPSFVAGGVTGIMLSVAAADYQYHDTYFVVAHFHYVIVGGVVFALLGGAHFYWPKMFGTMLNELLGKISFWLFFIGFHFTFFIQHFLGLMGMPRRIWKFLPGQGLDFGNLISSIGAGFMGVAVIILLVNVIMTSVKNEKVGNDPWGDGRTIEWAIPSPPPFYNFKQLPLIRGLDAWWIEKMDGKTELTPAEPIGDIHMPNNSFLPFVISFGLFVAAFGAMYQVDDKVWAIPVLIIGMLITLGAMFVRSIKDDHGYHIHKEDLLDDTNDKGGKA, from the coding sequence GTGAGTAGCTATGCACAGAAAAAAGGCTTCCTTGGTACCATTTGGGAATTCCTGACGACGGTTGACCATAAGAAAATTGCGATTTTGTATCTAATTGCAGGTGGATTCTTCTTCGTCGTAGGTGGTATCGAAGCTCTTATTATTCGCATCCAGCTTGCTGTTCCTAACAGTGATTTTATAAGTGCGAATCTTTACAATGAAATCTTAACAATGCATGGAACAACGATGATTTTCTTAGCCGCCATGCCTCTTGTATTTGCGTTTATGAATGCCGTTACTCCTTTGCAAATTGGGGCACGTGACGTTGCATTTCCATTCTTAAATGCACTAGGTTTTTGGCTGTTCTTCTTCGGAGGAGTGTTTTTAAATATGTCTTGGTTCCTGGGCGGGGCTCCTGATGCGGGTTGGACATCTTATGCATCACTTTCGCTTGCTTCTCCAGGTCATGGAATCGATTTTTATGTTTTAGGATTACAAATATCTGGGGCAGGTACTTTGATAGGGGGAATCAACTTCCTCGTAACAATTATTAATATGCGTGCACCTGGGATGACGTATATGCGTATGCCGTTGTTTTCTTGGACAACTTTTGTCACATCTGCGTTAATTTTATTTGCATTTCCGCCGCTAACAGTCGGATTATTTCTTTTAATCTTTGACCGGATGTTTGGGTCGAATTTCTTTGTTGTGAACGCAGGAGGGAACACGATTATTTGGGAGCATTTCTTCTGGATATTTGGTCACCCTGAAGTATACATCCTTGTATTACCTGCTTTCGGGATATTTTCAGAAATCATCCCAGTGTTTTCTAAAAAACGCCTATTTGGTTATTCTTCCATGGTTTTTGCTACAGTTTTGATTGGTTTCTTAGGTTTCATGGTATGGGCTCATCATATGTTTACAGTGGGGCTTGGTCCAATCGCAAATGCAATTTTCGCGGTGGCGACTATGGCGATTGCCGTACCTACAGGGATTAAAATCTTTAACTGGCTATTGACAATGTGGGGAGGAAGTATTTCTTTCACAACACCTATGCTTTATGCAGTGGCCTTTATACCGTCATTCGTAGCTGGTGGAGTTACAGGAATCATGCTATCTGTTGCAGCAGCTGATTATCAATATCATGATACGTATTTCGTTGTTGCGCATTTCCACTATGTAATCGTTGGGGGAGTAGTATTTGCTTTACTAGGAGGCGCCCATTTTTACTGGCCGAAAATGTTTGGAACTATGTTAAACGAACTTCTTGGGAAGATTTCTTTCTGGTTGTTCTTTATTGGTTTCCATTTCACATTCTTCATCCAACATTTCTTAGGTTTAATGGGAATGCCGCGTCGTATTTGGAAATTTTTACCTGGACAAGGATTGGATTTTGGAAATTTAATTAGTTCAATTGGTGCAGGGTTTATGGGCGTTGCCGTCATTATCTTGTTAGTCAACGTTATCATGACTTCTGTTAAGAATGAAAAAGTTGGCAATGATCCATGGGGAGATGGTCGTACAATTGAATGGGCGATCCCATCGCCACCACCATTTTATAACTTCAAGCAACTCCCATTAATTCGTGGTCTTGACGCTTGGTGGATTGAAAAAATGGATGGAAAAACGGAATTAACACCTGCAGAACCAATTGGTGATATTCATATGCCAAATAACTCGTTTTTACCGTTTGTCATTTCTTTTGGCTTATTCGTCGCTGCATTTGGTGCAATGTATCAAGTGGATGATAAAGTTTGGGCGATTCCGGTTCTTATTATCGGCATGCTCATTACTCTTGGAGCAATGTTTGTTCGCTCTATTAAAGATGATCATGGCTATCATATTCATAAAGAAGATTTGTTAGATGATACTAATGACAAGGGAGGTAAGGCATAA
- a CDS encoding cytochrome (ubi)quinol oxidase subunit III — MHVDEKFTPRTWPASPEKQTLEAKNKFLGFWFFLGGETVLFASLFATYLALKDKIVPGSDQHLAAELFDLPLVFVATMLLLTSSLTSVYAMYHMKNYNFKGMQAWLLVTVLLGFGFLCLEIYEFYHYVHEYHHTFTSSAFGSAFYTLVGFHGGHVVFGLLWIITLMVRNAKRGLNLYNAPKFYLASLYWHFIDVVWVFIFTVVYLMGLVG; from the coding sequence ATGCATGTAGATGAAAAATTCACGCCAAGGACTTGGCCTGCATCGCCTGAGAAGCAAACCCTTGAAGCTAAAAATAAATTTTTGGGATTTTGGTTCTTTCTTGGAGGAGAAACAGTATTATTCGCCTCATTATTTGCAACTTACCTTGCATTAAAGGATAAAATTGTTCCTGGAAGTGATCAACATCTTGCTGCAGAGCTATTTGATTTACCACTAGTTTTTGTCGCAACGATGCTTCTTTTGACCAGTTCCCTAACGAGCGTATACGCTATGTATCACATGAAGAATTATAACTTCAAAGGGATGCAAGCATGGTTGTTGGTGACGGTTCTTCTAGGATTTGGTTTCTTATGCTTAGAAATTTACGAGTTTTATCATTATGTACACGAGTACCATCATACCTTTACTAGTAGTGCATTTGGTTCGGCTTTCTACACGCTAGTGGGCTTTCATGGTGGGCACGTTGTTTTCGGTTTGTTATGGATCATTACGTTAATGGTGCGTAATGCTAAGCGTGGATTGAATCTTTATAATGCACCCAAATTCTATCTAGCTTCTCTATACTGGCACTTTATCGATGTTGTATGGGTATTTATCTTTACAGTAGTATATTTAATGGGATTGGTGGGATAA
- the ctaF gene encoding cytochrome c oxidase subunit IVB, whose amino-acid sequence MANLQSNSGNPSVDYEYRRKKNAEDMRMQVISFAIMIFLTLIAFMTVAADMSKWFIIPFILLLAAIQVIFQLYYFMHMSHKGHEAPSLFLFSGVFVGFVTILAFTTIIWI is encoded by the coding sequence ATGGCGAATTTACAATCAAACTCAGGTAACCCAAGTGTTGACTATGAATATCGTCGAAAGAAAAATGCAGAAGATATGAGAATGCAGGTAATTTCCTTTGCGATTATGATTTTTTTAACACTGATTGCCTTTATGACAGTAGCTGCTGATATGTCTAAATGGTTCATCATTCCATTTATCTTATTACTAGCTGCAATTCAAGTCATTTTCCAGTTGTATTATTTTATGCATATGAGTCATAAAGGTCATGAAGCACCTTCTTTATTCCTTTTTTCAGGAGTATTTGTTGGCTTTGTTACGATTCTTGCTTTTACTACAATCATCTGGATTTAA
- the ctaG gene encoding cytochrome c oxidase assembly factor CtaG: MPLEIFGFLALWSPFFLVAVIFVTVVYFLITTVWRKDFKDSEPLMKSQAITFVLAMVLLYTLKGSPLDLLGHIMFSVHMIQMAFLYLVIPPLLIVSIPNWLWKAIIQLPVINKLFPFFTKPILALILFNGMFSFYHIPLIFDTIKLDETLHGIYTTVLFLSAIFMWWPMMNKLPGHYQLSGLKKVGYLFADGVLLTPACALIIFADTPMYQTYYDASVWMQALALCVPTSTLDGLSLAGPELFTNMPVQEDQQLGGVLMKIIQEIVYGVVLAQLFFQWFQKDQEEAARLNEEIASGDNPEIIR, translated from the coding sequence ATGCCTTTAGAGATATTTGGATTTTTGGCTTTATGGAGTCCTTTCTTTTTGGTAGCGGTTATTTTTGTAACGGTCGTGTATTTTTTAATTACAACGGTTTGGAGAAAGGATTTTAAAGATAGTGAGCCGTTAATGAAGAGTCAAGCAATTACGTTTGTTCTGGCAATGGTCTTATTATATACTCTCAAGGGGTCTCCGCTTGATTTATTAGGACATATTATGTTTTCTGTTCATATGATTCAAATGGCCTTTTTATATTTAGTTATACCGCCATTATTAATTGTTAGTATTCCTAATTGGTTGTGGAAGGCTATTATTCAGCTTCCTGTCATAAATAAGCTTTTCCCATTTTTCACTAAGCCAATTCTAGCATTAATTTTGTTTAATGGAATGTTTTCTTTTTATCATATTCCTCTCATATTCGATACAATTAAGCTAGATGAAACTCTTCACGGAATTTATACGACTGTTTTGTTCTTATCTGCTATTTTTATGTGGTGGCCAATGATGAACAAATTGCCAGGTCACTATCAATTGAGTGGTCTGAAAAAAGTAGGCTATTTGTTTGCAGATGGAGTCTTACTGACGCCGGCTTGTGCTCTTATTATTTTTGCAGACACACCAATGTATCAAACTTATTATGATGCTTCAGTTTGGATGCAAGCCCTAGCCTTATGTGTGCCGACAAGTACACTTGATGGATTGAGCTTGGCAGGTCCTGAACTATTCACTAATATGCCTGTTCAAGAAGATCAACAACTAGGCGGTGTACTGATGAAGATTATTCAGGAAATTGTTTATGGCGTTGTTTTAGCTCAGCTTTTCTTTCAGTGGTTCCAAAAAGACCAAGAAGAAGCAGCTAGACTAAATGAGGAAATTGCTTCCGGGGACAACCCTGAAATTATTCGATAA
- a CDS encoding DUF420 domain-containing protein: MDLPILPTISTTFIVLSAITVAIGWVQIKQRKIEQHKKTMFTAAIFALTFFIIYLSRTIFVGNTSFGGPDSVKIYYTIFLIFHIFLATSGAVFGIVTIWSGYKSNLTRHRKLGPITAIIWFFTATTGVMVYSLLYLLYKGGETTSVLKAILGF; encoded by the coding sequence ATGGATTTACCTATTCTTCCAACGATAAGCACAACATTTATTGTTTTAAGTGCTATCACTGTGGCAATTGGTTGGGTACAAATTAAGCAAAGAAAAATTGAACAACATAAAAAAACGATGTTCACAGCTGCCATTTTTGCTCTTACCTTCTTTATTATTTACTTAAGTAGAACTATTTTTGTAGGAAATACTTCGTTCGGAGGTCCAGACTCAGTTAAAATCTATTATACAATCTTTTTGATTTTCCATATTTTCTTGGCGACAAGTGGAGCAGTGTTCGGCATTGTTACTATATGGTCAGGTTATAAAAGTAATTTAACTCGTCATCGGAAATTAGGACCTATCACTGCTATTATTTGGTTTTTTACAGCAACAACTGGAGTGATGGTCTACTCCTTGCTTTACCTATTGTATAAAGGTGGGGAAACAACTTCCGTATTAAAAGCTATATTAGGGTTTTAG